The following are from one region of the Amedibacterium intestinale genome:
- a CDS encoding NAD(P)H-hydrate dehydratase, with the protein MQILEERFISEILPKRKEDSHKGTYGKCLMIGGSARMHGAITLCAKAALRSGIGTLTLFVPSCIREIISMKLDEAMLIPAPCNEEGYFSLEATSLLEKELSQFEFVVIGNGIGRGIGARKLLETVLFSHLPCIIDGDALYLLKDYKHLLHRDAAVLLTPHPKELSYLSAYPLEEIKIHREQILAAFCETYPNVCIIAKDAKTMIAYQKDFFLNVIGNHGLAKGGSGDVLCGICAGLYGQGKDMKTSAICGVYVHAKAADLLKESMSCTSMLPSDVIEKLSDVFCLLEKRENV; encoded by the coding sequence ATGCAAATACTAGAAGAGCGTTTTATTTCAGAAATATTACCAAAAAGAAAAGAGGATTCTCATAAAGGGACTTATGGAAAATGTTTGATGATTGGAGGAAGCGCACGCATGCATGGGGCAATTACTTTATGTGCCAAAGCAGCGCTTCGAAGCGGTATTGGTACCTTGACTTTATTTGTACCTTCCTGCATACGTGAAATAATATCCATGAAGCTGGATGAGGCAATGCTGATTCCTGCTCCTTGTAATGAAGAAGGCTATTTTTCCCTTGAGGCTACATCTCTTTTAGAAAAGGAACTGTCACAGTTTGAGTTTGTAGTCATAGGAAATGGAATTGGAAGAGGTATCGGGGCAAGAAAACTGCTGGAAACCGTTCTTTTTAGTCATCTTCCCTGTATTATTGATGGTGATGCCTTATATCTTCTAAAAGATTATAAACATCTTTTACACAGAGATGCTGCAGTCCTGTTAACACCACATCCCAAAGAACTTTCCTATCTAAGTGCCTATCCATTAGAAGAAATAAAAATTCATCGTGAACAAATTCTTGCTGCTTTCTGTGAAACATATCCCAATGTATGTATCATCGCTAAAGATGCAAAGACCATGATTGCGTATCAGAAAGATTTCTTTCTTAATGTCATAGGCAATCATGGACTTGCGAAAGGGGGAAGTGGCGATGTGCTGTGTGGAATATGTGCAGGCTTATATGGACAAGGCAAAGATATGAAAACAAGTGCAATATGTGGGGTATATGTACATGCGAAAGCAGCAGATCTGTTAAAAGAAAGTATGTCTTGTACAAGCATGCTTCCAAGTGATGTTATCGAAAAGTTATCCGATGTATTTTGCTTATTAGAAAAGAGGGAAAACGTATGA
- a CDS encoding tyrosine-protein phosphatase codes for MKIRQENKNIIFHSEKKYQIYKEQDTHPLFEGSGQWSIEDNDRFVYRIEEDGNTRYYANPLLENTHILNFRDIGGYETQDHKQVRYNCFYRSGAIVSDEEGLSYIKQLNIQSVLDFRSHGEMEHLKDAQLGWEYYPIGAIKEIGELQGNFDFQSLLGQVKPEELTSYLLKIYKQLPFHNNAYKKMFSLLLEEKVPLLFHCSAGKDRTGVASYLILKTLGVDEKTIMQDYLASNFYRAKENKQIGVKAGALKEQVLYLMMVHEECLQASMDEIKKRYPDFNTYLFKEYGIDQDKLEFLRKRYLY; via the coding sequence ATGAAAATTAGACAGGAGAATAAAAACATAATTTTTCATTCAGAAAAGAAGTATCAAATTTATAAGGAACAGGATACACATCCATTGTTTGAAGGTAGCGGGCAATGGAGTATAGAGGATAACGATCGTTTTGTGTATCGTATAGAAGAAGATGGAAATACTCGATACTATGCAAATCCATTGCTGGAAAATACACATATTTTAAATTTTCGAGATATTGGGGGATATGAAACCCAAGATCATAAACAGGTACGATATAACTGCTTTTATCGAAGTGGGGCAATTGTCAGCGATGAAGAAGGGCTTTCCTATATAAAACAGTTAAATATTCAATCTGTACTGGATTTTAGAAGTCATGGGGAAATGGAACATTTAAAAGATGCACAGCTTGGATGGGAGTATTATCCAATTGGGGCAATCAAAGAAATCGGAGAGTTACAGGGTAATTTTGATTTTCAATCGCTTTTAGGACAAGTGAAACCAGAAGAATTAACATCCTATTTATTAAAAATCTATAAACAGCTTCCTTTTCATAATAATGCCTATAAGAAGATGTTTTCTTTGCTTCTGGAAGAAAAAGTGCCTTTGTTGTTTCATTGCAGTGCAGGAAAAGATCGAACAGGGGTGGCTTCTTATCTAATCTTAAAAACACTTGGGGTAGATGAGAAAACCATCATGCAGGATTATCTTGCCAGCAATTTTTATCGTGCGAAGGAAAATAAACAGATAGGTGTAAAAGCAGGTGCATTAAAAGAGCAGGTTTTATACTTGATGATGGTACATGAAGAATGTTTACAGGCTAGTATGGATGAAATTAAAAAAAGATATCCTGATTTTAATACCTACCTGTTTAAAGAGTATGGTATTGATCAGGATAAACTAGAGTTTTTAAGAAAACGTTATTTATATTGA
- the hflX gene encoding GTPase HflX, producing MEKVFVVFADTEKKEEEELEFLELVKACDFQIEAIFSQLLKSITLKTYIGSGKCLEIQEALQDSDISYIIFHQDLTPLQIRNLEALFHVPVMDRSELILAIFSRRAKSPAAKLQIESAQLKKMLPRLIGSNTQLSRQGGSGFNKGSGEKQLELDRRRIKSRISEVDRELKKLATQRKTQRKAREKNALPLVALVGYTNAGKSTILNRVLTHCKGKEEKKVLEKDMLFATLDTSIRQIQLPHGHSFLLSDTVGFISHLPHELIKAFHSTLEEVRYADLLLQVVDASSKQHNQHIDITMDTLRQIGAADIPMLIIYNKCDKTSYTHPQIQNHHLYLCAKDDKEVDYLIQKITETLFPEKKVEMFLPYTQYNIYSYLKEHAHILKEKQEEEGISICLYINDRIYKKYKDFIQKVFPE from the coding sequence TTTTGCGGATACAGAGAAAAAAGAAGAGGAAGAACTAGAGTTTCTAGAGCTTGTAAAAGCCTGCGATTTTCAAATTGAAGCTATCTTCTCACAGCTTTTAAAGTCCATTACATTAAAAACCTATATCGGCAGTGGAAAATGTCTTGAAATACAGGAAGCCTTACAGGATAGCGATATATCATATATTATTTTTCATCAGGACTTAACACCTTTACAAATACGCAATCTGGAAGCACTCTTTCATGTACCTGTCATGGATCGAAGTGAATTGATTCTTGCGATATTTTCAAGACGTGCCAAATCCCCTGCTGCCAAACTGCAAATTGAAAGTGCACAGCTAAAAAAGATGCTGCCTAGATTAATTGGTTCTAATACCCAGCTATCAAGACAGGGAGGCAGCGGCTTCAACAAAGGTTCTGGAGAAAAGCAATTGGAACTGGATCGAAGAAGAATTAAATCGCGTATCAGTGAAGTGGACAGAGAATTAAAAAAACTTGCGACACAGCGAAAAACACAGCGCAAGGCAAGAGAGAAAAATGCACTTCCTTTAGTTGCTCTTGTAGGATATACAAATGCAGGAAAATCTACGATTTTAAATCGTGTTCTTACACACTGCAAAGGAAAAGAAGAAAAAAAGGTATTAGAGAAAGACATGCTGTTTGCGACATTGGATACCTCTATTCGTCAAATCCAGCTTCCTCACGGACATTCTTTTTTACTAAGTGATACGGTTGGCTTTATATCCCATTTGCCACATGAATTGATCAAAGCCTTTCATTCCACATTAGAAGAAGTCCGCTATGCAGATTTGCTGTTACAGGTAGTGGATGCTTCCAGCAAACAGCACAATCAGCATATCGACATTACCATGGATACTTTGCGTCAAATTGGTGCTGCTGATATTCCAATGCTTATTATCTACAACAAATGCGATAAAACTTCGTATACACACCCGCAAATACAGAATCATCATTTGTATCTATGCGCAAAAGATGATAAAGAAGTTGATTACCTGATTCAAAAAATTACAGAAACCTTATTCCCTGAGAAAAAAGTAGAAATGTTTCTGCCTTATACACAATATAACATCTATTCTTATTTAAAAGAACATGCCCATATTCTAAAAGAAAAACAGGAAGAGGAAGGAATCTCCATCTGCCTGTATATCAATGATCGTATCTATAAGAAATATAAAGATTTTATTCAAAAAGTATTTCCCGAATAA